One Pseudomonas rhizophila DNA window includes the following coding sequences:
- a CDS encoding copper resistance system multicopper oxidase, with protein sequence MQSNTSRRTFVKGLTAGGILAGLGLWRAPVWAVTSPGQPNVLTGTEFDLFIGESPVNFTGNPRTAQTINGGIPGPLLRWREGDIVTLRVRNRLKDPTSIHWHGILLPANMDGVPGLSFKGIEPDGMYVYQFKVRQNGTYWYHSHSGFQEQSGVYGPLVIDAKEPEPFQYERDYVVMLTDWTDEDPADVIRKLKKQSDYYNYNKRTVGDFIDDVGKNGWAATVADRKMWAEMKMNPTDLADVSGATYTYLMNGQTPDMNWTGLFKPGERLRLRLINGSSMTYFDVRIPGLKMTVVASDGQYVKPVSVDELRIAVAETYDVIVEPSEEAYTLFAQSMDRTGYACGTLATRSGLSATVPPLDPRPLVTMDDMGMGGMDHGSMQGMAGMDHSQMAGMDHGSMQGMDAGLSHPDSEKDNPLVDMQAMSVSPKLDDPGMGLRNNGRKVLTYSDLRSTFPDPDGREPGRTLELHLTGHMEKFSWSFNGVKFSDAAPLLLKYGERLRIVLINDTMMTHPIHLHGMWSDLEDENGQFMVRKHTIDVPPGSKRSYRVTADALGRWAYHCHLLFHMEMGMFREVRVQE encoded by the coding sequence ATGCAATCAAATACTTCCCGGCGAACCTTCGTAAAAGGCCTGACTGCCGGCGGCATCCTGGCTGGCCTGGGCTTGTGGCGCGCGCCCGTCTGGGCGGTCACCAGCCCCGGCCAACCCAATGTACTGACGGGCACCGAGTTCGACCTGTTCATCGGCGAAAGCCCGGTCAACTTCACCGGCAATCCGCGCACCGCCCAGACCATCAACGGCGGCATCCCCGGCCCGCTGCTGCGCTGGCGTGAGGGTGACATCGTGACTCTGCGGGTGCGCAACCGTTTGAAAGATCCAACCTCCATCCACTGGCACGGCATTCTGCTGCCGGCCAACATGGACGGCGTGCCGGGGTTGAGCTTCAAGGGCATCGAGCCCGATGGCATGTACGTCTATCAATTCAAGGTCCGGCAAAACGGTACTTACTGGTACCACAGTCATTCCGGCTTCCAGGAACAGTCCGGGGTCTACGGCCCACTGGTGATCGACGCCAAGGAGCCCGAGCCCTTCCAGTACGAGCGCGACTACGTGGTGATGCTCACCGACTGGACCGACGAAGACCCCGCCGATGTCATCCGCAAGCTCAAGAAGCAATCGGACTACTACAACTACAACAAACGCACCGTCGGTGATTTCATTGACGATGTGGGCAAGAACGGCTGGGCCGCCACCGTGGCCGATCGCAAGATGTGGGCCGAAATGAAGATGAACCCCACCGACCTGGCCGACGTCAGTGGCGCCACCTACACCTACCTCATGAACGGCCAGACGCCGGACATGAACTGGACCGGTCTGTTCAAACCCGGCGAACGCCTTCGCCTGCGCTTGATCAATGGCTCCTCCATGACCTATTTCGACGTGCGCATCCCCGGCCTGAAAATGACCGTGGTGGCGTCCGACGGACAGTACGTCAAACCGGTGAGCGTTGATGAGCTGCGCATCGCCGTGGCCGAAACCTATGACGTTATCGTCGAGCCAAGCGAAGAAGCCTATACGCTGTTTGCCCAATCGATGGATCGTACCGGCTACGCCTGCGGCACCCTGGCGACCCGTTCCGGTCTTTCGGCAACGGTGCCGCCGCTGGATCCACGGCCACTGGTCACCATGGACGACATGGGCATGGGTGGTATGGATCACGGATCGATGCAAGGCATGGCGGGCATGGATCACAGCCAGATGGCGGGGATGGACCACGGTTCCATGCAAGGCATGGACGCCGGGCTGTCCCATCCAGACTCCGAAAAAGACAATCCGCTGGTGGACATGCAGGCCATGAGCGTCAGCCCCAAGCTCGACGACCCGGGCATGGGCCTGCGCAACAACGGTCGCAAGGTCCTCACCTACTCGGACCTGCGCAGCACGTTCCCCGACCCCGACGGGCGTGAACCGGGCCGCACCCTCGAACTGCACCTGACCGGCCACATGGAGAAATTCAGCTGGTCGTTCAACGGCGTGAAGTTCTCCGATGCCGCACCGCTGCTGCTCAAGTACGGCGAGCGCCTGCGCATCGTGCTGATCAACGACACCATGATGACTCACCCCATCCACCTGCACGGTATGTGGAGCGATCTGGAGGACGAGAATGGCCAGTTCATGGTGCGTAAACACACCATTGATGTGCCGCCGGGCTCCAAACGCAGTTACCGGGTCACCGCCGACGCCCTCGGACGCTGGGCATATCACTGCCACTTGCTGTTCCACATGGAGATGGGGATGTTCCGTGAAGTTCGGGTGCAGGAATGA
- the nadA gene encoding quinolinate synthase NadA produces MTQISERLLVQAHLDAKQPKPLTAEQEAWYRAAIAAELKAQDAVLVAHFYCDPIIQALAEETGGCVSDSLEMARFGNAHPAKTVVVAGVKFMGETAKILNPEKRVLMPTLEATCSLDLGCPVEEFSAFCDQHPERTVVVYANTSAAVKARADWVVTSSCALEIVESLMDNGETIIWGPDKHLGTYIQRKTGADMLLWDGACIVHEEFKSKQLEDMKALYPDAAILVHPESPTSVIELADAVGSTSQLIAAAQSLPNKTLIVATDRGIFYKMQQLCPDKVFIEAPTAGNGAACRSCAHCPWMAMNTLERTLKSLQEGTNEIFVDPALIPQAIRPLKRMLDFTQAARMKLAGNA; encoded by the coding sequence ATGACGCAAATTTCCGAACGCCTTCTGGTTCAGGCCCATCTCGACGCCAAACAGCCCAAGCCGCTGACCGCCGAGCAAGAGGCCTGGTACCGCGCCGCCATCGCCGCCGAGCTCAAGGCTCAGGATGCGGTGCTGGTCGCGCACTTCTACTGCGACCCGATCATCCAGGCCCTGGCCGAAGAGACCGGGGGCTGTGTGTCCGATTCCCTGGAAATGGCCCGCTTCGGCAACGCCCATCCGGCCAAGACCGTGGTGGTGGCCGGGGTCAAGTTCATGGGCGAGACCGCCAAGATCCTCAACCCCGAAAAACGCGTATTGATGCCGACCCTGGAAGCCACGTGCTCCCTGGACCTGGGTTGCCCGGTGGAGGAGTTCTCGGCGTTCTGCGACCAGCATCCGGAACGCACCGTGGTGGTGTACGCCAACACGTCGGCAGCGGTCAAAGCCCGGGCCGACTGGGTGGTGACGTCCAGTTGCGCACTGGAAATCGTCGAGAGCCTGATGGACAACGGCGAGACGATCATCTGGGGCCCCGACAAGCACCTGGGCACTTATATCCAGCGCAAGACCGGCGCCGACATGCTGCTCTGGGACGGCGCCTGCATCGTCCACGAAGAGTTCAAGTCCAAGCAGTTGGAGGACATGAAGGCGCTGTACCCGGACGCCGCGATCCTGGTGCACCCCGAGTCGCCAACTTCGGTGATTGAACTGGCCGACGCGGTGGGCTCCACCAGCCAGTTGATCGCCGCAGCCCAAAGCCTGCCAAACAAAACACTGATCGTCGCCACTGACCGTGGCATCTTCTACAAGATGCAGCAGTTGTGCCCCGACAAGGTCTTCATCGAAGCCCCCACCGCCGGCAACGGCGCGGCATGCCGCAGTTGCGCGCACTGCCCGTGGATGGCGATGAATACCCTGGAGCGCACGCTCAAGAGCCTGCAGGAAGGGACCAACGAGATATTCGTCGACCCGGCGCTGATCCCCCAGGCCATTCGCCCGCTCAAGCGCATGCTGGACTTCACCCAGGCGGCGCGGATGAAGCTGGCGGGCAATGCCTGA
- a CDS encoding RDD family protein, with protein sequence MPKHLLIPQGEFPPATLGRRLAAMFYDFLLCTALLIVTGGVYKMIQMAIIGEEKMRALTDAGALDGDPLLSTVLLFVLFGFFAKFWTHNGQTLGMQVWCIRVQNADGTAISLWQALLRFVVSIASLLLAGLGFIWSLFDKRKRTWHDIYSDTQLVRIPKKKK encoded by the coding sequence ATGCCCAAACACCTGCTCATCCCCCAAGGCGAGTTCCCTCCCGCCACCCTGGGCCGTCGCCTGGCCGCGATGTTCTATGACTTTTTGCTGTGCACGGCCCTGCTGATCGTCACTGGCGGCGTCTACAAGATGATTCAGATGGCGATCATCGGCGAAGAAAAAATGCGTGCACTCACCGACGCCGGCGCACTGGACGGCGACCCGCTACTGTCCACCGTGCTGCTTTTCGTGCTGTTCGGCTTCTTCGCCAAGTTCTGGACCCACAACGGCCAGACCCTGGGCATGCAGGTGTGGTGCATTCGGGTACAGAACGCCGATGGCACGGCGATCAGCCTGTGGCAGGCCCTGCTGCGATTTGTCGTGTCGATCGCCTCATTGCTGCTGGCGGGACTGGGCTTCATCTGGTCGCTGTTCGACAAGCGCAAGCGCACCTGGCATGACATCTACTCGGATACGCAGCTGGTGCGAATTCCCAAGAAAAAGAAATAG
- a CDS encoding cold-shock protein encodes MAERQNGIVKWFNDEKGFGFITPDSGPDLFVHFRAIQGSGFKSLKEGQKVTFVAVQGQKGMQADEVQAEG; translated from the coding sequence ATGGCTGAGCGTCAGAACGGTATCGTCAAGTGGTTCAACGACGAGAAAGGTTTTGGTTTTATCACTCCTGACAGCGGTCCGGATCTGTTCGTGCATTTCCGCGCCATTCAGGGCAGCGGCTTCAAGAGCCTGAAAGAAGGCCAGAAAGTCACTTTCGTTGCTGTGCAAGGCCAGAAAGGCATGCAGGCTGACGAGGTTCAAGCCGAAGGCTAA
- the gcvT gene encoding glycine cleavage system aminomethyltransferase GcvT has product MSTEPLLKTPLHALHLELGARMVPFAGYDMPVQYPLGVMKEHQHTRDQAGLFDVSHMGQIRLSGANAAKALETLVPVDIIDLPVGMQRYAMFTNENGGILDDLMVANLGNDELFLVVNAACKEQDLAHLRAHIGDQCSIEPLFEARALLALQGPAAVTVLARLAPDVAKMTFMQFQRVTLLGMDCFISRSGYTGEDGFEISVPAAEAEKLARALLAEPEVAAIGLGARDSLRLEAGLCLYGHDMNTETTPIEASLLWAISKARRADGVRAGGFPGAETVFAQQQGGVKRKRVGLLPQERTPVREGAEIVDEAGEIIGTVCSGGFGPTLGAPLAMGYLDSAYVALDTPVWAIVRGKKVPLLVSKMPFVPQRYYRG; this is encoded by the coding sequence ATGTCCACCGAACCATTGCTGAAGACCCCGTTGCACGCCCTGCACCTCGAACTCGGCGCCCGCATGGTGCCGTTCGCCGGCTATGACATGCCGGTGCAATACCCATTGGGCGTGATGAAAGAACATCAGCACACCCGCGATCAGGCCGGGCTGTTCGACGTGTCCCACATGGGCCAGATCCGCCTGAGCGGCGCAAACGCCGCCAAAGCCTTGGAAACCCTGGTGCCGGTGGACATCATCGACCTGCCGGTGGGCATGCAGCGCTATGCCATGTTCACCAACGAAAACGGCGGCATCCTCGACGATCTGATGGTCGCCAACCTGGGCAACGACGAGCTGTTCCTGGTGGTCAACGCGGCCTGCAAGGAGCAGGACCTGGCCCACCTGCGCGCCCATATCGGCGACCAGTGCAGCATCGAGCCACTGTTCGAAGCCCGCGCCCTGCTCGCCCTGCAAGGCCCGGCCGCCGTCACCGTGCTTGCACGACTGGCGCCAGACGTGGCAAAGATGACCTTCATGCAGTTCCAGCGCGTCACGCTGCTGGGCATGGACTGCTTTATCAGCCGTTCGGGCTACACCGGTGAAGACGGTTTCGAGATCTCGGTGCCCGCCGCCGAGGCCGAAAAACTGGCCCGCGCCCTACTGGCAGAGCCGGAAGTGGCCGCCATCGGTCTGGGCGCTCGCGACTCCCTGCGCCTGGAAGCCGGCCTGTGCCTTTATGGCCACGACATGAACACCGAAACGACCCCGATCGAAGCCAGCCTGCTGTGGGCGATCTCTAAAGCCCGCCGCGCCGATGGCGTCAGGGCCGGTGGTTTCCCGGGCGCTGAAACCGTGTTCGCCCAGCAACAGGGCGGCGTGAAGCGCAAACGCGTCGGCCTGCTGCCCCAGGAACGCACACCCGTGCGCGAAGGTGCAGAGATCGTCGACGAAGCGGGCGAGATTATCGGTACGGTGTGCAGCGGCGGTTTCGGCCCGACCCTGGGCGCTCCGTTGGCGATGGGTTACCTGGACAGCGCCTATGTCGCACTGGATACGCCAGTCTGGGCCATCGTGCGTGGGAAAAAAGTGCCTTTGCTTGTAAGCAAAATGCCATTTGTTCCACAACGCTACTACCGCGGTTGA
- a CDS encoding L-serine ammonia-lyase: protein MSLSVFDLFKIGIGPSSSHTVGPMRAAARFVEGLRRDDLLNTTASVKVELYGSLGATGKGHGSDKAVLLGLEGEHPDTVDTETVDARLREIRSNGRLNLLGEHCIEFNEKLHLAMIRKPLPFHPNGMIFRAFDAAGLQVRSREYYSVGGGFVVDESAAGADRIVEDATPLTFPFKSAKDLLSHCTTYGLSISQVMLTNESAWRPEAETRAGLLKIWQVMQDCVAAGCRNEGILPGGLKVKRRAAALHRQLCKNPEAALRDPLSVLDWVNLYALAVNEENAYGGRVVTAPTNGAAGIIPAVLHYYMRFIPGANEDGVVRFLLTAAAIGILYKENASISGAEVGCQGEVGVACSMAAGALCEVLGGTVQQVENAAEIGMEHNLGLTCDPIGGLVQVPCIERNAMGSVKAINAVRMAMRGDGHHFVSLDKVIRTMRQTGADMKSKYKETARGGLAVNIIEC from the coding sequence ATGTCGTTAAGCGTGTTCGACCTGTTCAAAATCGGCATCGGCCCCTCCAGTTCCCACACGGTCGGCCCGATGCGTGCCGCTGCCCGTTTCGTCGAAGGGCTGCGTCGTGATGACCTGCTCAACACCACCGCCAGCGTCAAGGTCGAGCTCTACGGCTCACTCGGCGCCACCGGCAAAGGCCACGGCAGTGACAAGGCCGTGCTGCTGGGTCTGGAAGGCGAACACCCGGATACCGTGGACACTGAAACGGTCGACGCCCGCTTGCGAGAGATTCGCAGCAACGGGCGCCTGAACCTGCTGGGTGAACACTGCATTGAATTCAACGAAAAACTGCACCTGGCGATGATTCGCAAGCCGCTGCCTTTTCATCCCAACGGCATGATCTTCCGCGCTTTTGATGCGGCGGGCCTGCAGGTGCGCAGCCGCGAGTATTACTCGGTAGGCGGTGGTTTTGTCGTCGACGAAAGCGCTGCCGGCGCCGACCGTATCGTCGAAGATGCCACCCCCCTGACCTTCCCGTTCAAAAGCGCCAAGGACTTGTTGAGCCACTGCACCACCTATGGCTTGTCCATCAGCCAGGTGATGCTGACCAACGAAAGTGCCTGGCGCCCCGAAGCCGAAACCCGCGCCGGCCTGCTGAAGATCTGGCAGGTGATGCAGGATTGCGTGGCGGCCGGCTGCCGCAACGAAGGCATCCTGCCGGGCGGGCTGAAGGTCAAGCGCCGGGCGGCGGCGCTGCACCGTCAGTTGTGCAAGAACCCGGAGGCTGCCCTGCGCGACCCGCTGTCGGTGCTGGACTGGGTCAACCTGTATGCCCTGGCCGTCAACGAAGAAAACGCCTACGGTGGCCGCGTCGTCACCGCGCCGACCAACGGTGCGGCGGGAATCATCCCGGCCGTGCTGCATTACTACATGCGCTTCATCCCTGGGGCCAATGAAGACGGCGTCGTGCGGTTCCTGCTGACCGCCGCCGCCATCGGCATCCTGTACAAGGAAAACGCCTCCATCTCCGGCGCCGAAGTCGGTTGCCAGGGTGAAGTCGGCGTGGCCTGTTCCATGGCCGCCGGCGCCCTGTGCGAAGTGCTCGGCGGCACCGTGCAGCAAGTGGAAAACGCCGCCGAGATCGGCATGGAACACAACCTCGGCCTGACCTGCGACCCCATCGGCGGCCTGGTGCAAGTGCCGTGCATCGAGCGCAACGCCATGGGCTCCGTGAAAGCCATCAATGCGGTGCGCATGGCCATGCGCGGCGACGGGCATCACTTCGTTTCCCTCGACAAAGTCATCCGCACCATGCGCCAGACCGGCGCCGACATGAAAAGCAAATACAAGGAGACCGCCCGCGGCGGTCTGGCGGTCAACATCATCGAATGCTGA